ACCCTGTTAAATGCTACTGAATAATATTATGCTTTTTGGGAAATATATTGTGTTTATTCTGGCACTGTATGTTTTAGCGTCTGTACCCTACTAAACCTGTACAATAAGGTGTTGGTGGGGGAATATTTAGGGGTCACAGTATCACTTACATAAGATATATTTTCAGTATTGATTTCTTTATATTGTAGTGGTGCAGATTATATTTGGCCTGATATGGACAGCAATGAGCATTGCCATGATTGCTGTAGGTAAGTAAAGTATCTGCGGATCTCGCCTGCAGTTGCATCAGTTTTCATTGGCTGTTTTAATAACTTCTCCGTCTCTCACCCTCAGGGGCTGTTTTCTTAAATAACTGCCCAGACGAGCGCATGATCCCAATCTACCTGATCGTGGCCGGGGTATTCAGCTTCTCTTTCTGGATATTTCTGCCCCTGGAGTGGTTCTCCCCCTACCTGAGACAAATCCTCATGTCACTTACATCTCTGTTCATCTTTGCCTGGTTTATTGCAGGTAATACAAGTCACCAGTACTGCTGCTTTCTAATGACAAACCCTCAGTACAAGTCTGTACAGCACATCCCTAGCTTCTGATGTGCACCTGAGGAGTTTACTTCCATCCATCCAGAATGTGTAGCCCTTGAAAGGGACATTACACATTAAAAACTGTCATACATACTTATGAGTAATCACTATTTAAAcatatcaaaatatatttttttgtgtgaaaacatTTGAAGAAAAATCAGTTTGAACTAATTTTTAATTAACAGGAAGTAATGTTTGGTGTGCAACAGGGTGTAGAAACCTGTAAATACATCCATTAATTTACATAAATCTTTGTCTTTGTATACCTCTACTGTTCTACTCAGTGTTtacagcacaatatatatatatatatatatatacacatacacacacacatatatatatatacacatatacacacacacatatatatacatatatatatatatatatatacacacacacacacaaacatatatatatatacacatacacacacacacataaacatatatatatatatatatacatacacatacatacacacacacatacacatatatatatatacatacacacacacacatatatatatatatatatatatatatatatacacatacacacaggccactttattagttacatatatacatggacacacatttaaaatcaacgTCTATTTCGTATAAGTATATCAGACTGTAAATAGCCTATATGAGATAGGGGATAGAATATTATATCATCTTATTATGATCAGGAAAGATTCTGCTGTGCAAGCAGCATTTATTGATAACTATTGACAAAGACCGGTAACATATTATTAACGTAATTGCTGAACCTATAGGAGAAGCATACCAACAGCGACATTAGCCGGGAACCTTTTGTCAATAAATATTTTGCTACCGTAGCATTGATAAGCAATTGGTTTTACAGGCAGGCAATCCACCTCCACGAATATGTTGTAACTAAACGGACATACTTAGTCAGCGGTATAGGCCAGTAATAAACTATCAATAGATACACTGAGGTCAATGCAGCATTCACTTAGAacctaaggtataggccggtaataaaCTATCAATAGATACGCTGAGGTCAATGCAGCATTCACTTAGAACCTAAGGTATAGGCCGATAACTTAAGAATAACTAAAAGGGGGTAACAATAAAAGAGTAAAGCAGGCAAATCGTTGCTATACAATCCACTGGGGCGACGGATTTGTAATTCTACACTAACGAATACGGTGCTACTGAGATAGTATACACTGTCAAAGGTACAGGCCGGCAACCCACATTTACAATTATAGTAATATACAAGATAACCCACGGTTGAGATCTGCTGCTTAATACATTGCCAACCGAGATATTTCAATAAAGCAATCCGTATTCACAACCCTAGGTATATACCGGTAATGTTGTGCCCATAACGATGTGGCAATAATAGCTGACATTAGAATGTGGAGTTTCAGGTTTTCTACCCTCTAATGAATGATACGTATAAACTGTAGTTTATATACGTTTAAAATGGTATAGACCGTTATCGGCAATTCAGTATAATACCAGTACCTCTGACCTGCACCTTAATATTAACCTTACAATACGATCACTATCTGAAACAATCTAATAGACCTATGTCCATATAGGTTAGACGATAGAGACCGGTAGTCCAATATTTATTAACTAGCTGTAATTACAGCAGAGATTGTTATACTGGATAAAGGAGGTTAATACTTTATACTTGAAGCGTAAAAATTGCTATTTTACATATGCATATAATGGTTTATTTTggtataggtaatttatttagatAACATGTGATATTGACTGATATCCCAACATTTATTAAAACTAGACCACTATTGTTGTCAATTAATAAAATAAAGCAACTTGCATATATAAtccaaggtataggccggtatttcATTAGCCCTTATTGTGTTGCAATACCAACAGATATTACACAAAGATATTCAAACTGATAACCTTTGAATCTTTAGACCTTAAGAAATTGCAGTGTATATATACAACCAGTGGTACTGAGGGGCTTTTGCAGTCTGTAGAAATTACCTATGACACAGGCTGATACCGCACTATCAATCTAAACGATATTGTTACACGTTGCATAGTCAATTCTTAATATAGGCCTGTATCTCATCTTATTACCATCTGCTACGGCAACCCAGTGGTTTCCTGCCATAGAATAATTCTATCCCCTATCTCATATAGGCTATTTATAGTCTGATATACTTATACGAAATAGACGTCGATTTTAAATGTGTgtccatgtatatatataatttttaaattttcaggaatgtgagtgctatat
The nucleotide sequence above comes from Bombina bombina isolate aBomBom1 chromosome 7, aBomBom1.pri, whole genome shotgun sequence. Encoded proteins:
- the LOC128636196 gene encoding transmembrane protein 272-like, producing the protein MAGDMTQRIDDVVQIIFGLIWTAMSIAMIAVGAVFLNNCPDERMIPIYLIVAGVFSFSFWIFLPLEWFSPYLRQILMSLTSLFIFAWFIAGSVWVFRIYNNDPRRCQINMYLFAFAVLIIQYISIGLMDKGLSFRLSAMSSLTNEAITAKSPF